ATGCCGTGTCGGTCATAGGGAAGCGGATGAAGAAAGATGGGCGGCCAGCGCCCGCGCGAAGCGCTCGTTCTCGGCCTCGGTGCCGATGGAGACGCGGATGAAATGCTCGAAGCCCGGCTCCTTCCAGGGCTTGACGATGAGGCCCTGGGCCAGCAGCGCCTCGTTCACGGGCGCGTTGGGGCGGCCGATGTCGAGGAACAGGAAGTTGGTGGCCGAAGGCGCAATGCGCATGCCCGGCAGCGCCGCCAGCCGCGCGGCCAGCACCCCGCGCAGGCGCACGGTCTCGGCCACGCCGCGCCGCATGAAGTCCTCGTCGCCCCAGGCCGCGAGCGCCGCCGCCTGCGCGGCATGGTTCACGTTGAAGGGCGTGCGCACGCGGTCGAGCAGCTGCACCAGGGCCGCATCGCTGGCCAGGCCGTAGCCCACGCGCAGGCCCGCGAGGCCCCAGGCCTTGGAGAAGGTGCGCAGCACGATCCACGGCATGGCCCGGCCGCGCAGCAGGGCCAGCACGTCGGGGTAGCCGTCCGCGTGGCGGGCGTATTCGTAGTAGGCCTCGTCCACCACGAGCAGCGTGTGCGCGGGCGTGGCGGCCAGCAGGCGCTCCATCTCGGCCGCCGTGAACATGCAGCCCACGGGGTTCGAGGGGTTGGCCAGCATGGCGATCTTGGGGCCGCGCGCCAGCGCCTCGCACCAGGCATCCACGTCGAAGCCGAGCTGCGGCGTGAGCGCGAGCAGCTCCACCTCGCCGCCCATCATGCGCGGGTAGATCTCGTGCAGGCCGAAGGCCGGGCGCTGCGTGAGCACGCGGTCGCCCGCCGACAGGAAGGCCTGGCACAGCATCTGCAGGATGTCCTCGGAGCCGTTGCCGATGACGATGGCCTCGG
This Variovorax terrae DNA region includes the following protein-coding sequences:
- a CDS encoding histidinol-phosphate transaminase — translated: MTSLHALARPEVPPLPPYNAGLSSEAVRARYGVSEIARLASNENPYGASPAVARALADLATRVGTYPDANCTALRAAIGARTDVAPEAIVIGNGSEDILQMLCQAFLSAGDRVLTQRPAFGLHEIYPRMMGGEVELLALTPQLGFDVDAWCEALARGPKIAMLANPSNPVGCMFTAAEMERLLAATPAHTLLVVDEAYYEYARHADGYPDVLALLRGRAMPWIVLRTFSKAWGLAGLRVGYGLASDAALVQLLDRVRTPFNVNHAAQAAALAAWGDEDFMRRGVAETVRLRGVLAARLAALPGMRIAPSATNFLFLDIGRPNAPVNEALLAQGLIVKPWKEPGFEHFIRVSIGTEAENERFARALAAHLSSSASL